A stretch of the Denticeps clupeoides chromosome 6, fDenClu1.1, whole genome shotgun sequence genome encodes the following:
- the elmod1 gene encoding ELMO domain-containing protein 1 isoform X2: protein MKHFMRLLTQLFLFLSCKYLRQGRKFLVRKLTGRCELQRICYNNKSGAHRTLKIESSLKFSKSELLQSAVIVHPDSVEKTIDDIMTLKKIDPDINPQLGISLQASLLQIVGYHKLMAEVEKLRREPYDCNNPEHEEMLVKLWKALRPESPLTGRISKQWMEIGFQGSDPKTDFRGMGLLGLHSLLYFAEHDQAAALQVLHDSLQPKHSKMSKAEWDKKSFEKAIGYSFAIVGINITDLAYTLLVNGALKTHLYNVAPEIPNMVHFQQTFSYLMQEFHRFWTEEDPCDIMEFNRVRNKFYKRILTQLKDPDMVLCPHFTASDLHLITL, encoded by the exons ATGAAGCATTTTATGCG GCTCCTGACCCAGTTGTTTCTATTCCTGTCCTGCAAATATTTGCGGCAGGGGCGGAAATTTCTGGTCCGCAAGCTCACTGGACGCTGCGAACTGCAACGCATTTGTTACAACAACAAATCTGGAGCCCACAGGACTCTAAAGATTG AATCTTCACTGAAGTTTTCCAAAAGTGAG CTCCTGCAGTCTGCAGTCATTGTTCATCCAGATTCAGTAGAGAAGACCATTGATGATATCATGACTCTAAAAAAGATTGATCCTGACATAAATCCTCA gCTTGGCATATCTCTCCAGGCCAGCCTGCTCCAAATTGTGGGTTACCACAAGCTTATGGCAGAGGTGGAGAAACTGCGCAGAGAACCCTATGACTGTAACAACCCTGAACATGAAGAGATGCTTGTGAAG TTGTGGAAGGCTCTTCGCCCCGAGTCCCCCCTCACTGGACGGATCTCTAAGCAGTGGATGGAGATTGGATTTCAGGGCAGTGACCCAAAGACTGACTTCAGAGGCATGGGACTGCTGGGTTTACACAGCCTGCT GTACTTTGCTGAACATGACCAGGCTGCTGCCCTCCAGGTCCTCCATGACTCCCTGCAACCAAAACACAG CAAAATGAGCAAAGCTGAATGGGATAAGAAGTCTTTTGAGAAAGCAATTGG ATACTCATTTGCCATTGTTGGCATCAACATTACGGACCTGGCCTACACCCTGCTGGTGAATGGTGCCCTGAAGACTCATCTGTATAATGTGGCTCCAGAGATTCCTAACATGGTCCACTTCCAGCAGACCTTTT cTTATCTGATGCAGGAGTTCCACCGGTTCTGGACAGAGGAGGACCCCTGTGACATCATGGAGTTCAACCGGGTCCGCAATAAGTTCTACAAACGCATCCTGACACAGCTGAAGGACCCTGACATGGTGTTGTGTCCCCACTTCACAGCCTCAGACCTCCACTTGATCACTCTGTAA
- the elmod1 gene encoding ELMO domain-containing protein 1 isoform X3 — translation MKHFMRLLTQLFLFLSCKYLRQGRKFLVRKLTGRCELQRICYNNKSGAHRTLKIESSLKFSKSELLQSAVIVHPDSVEKTIDDIMTLKKIDPDINPQLGISLQASLLQIVGYHKLMAEVEKLRREPYDCNNPEHEEMLVKLWKALRPESPLTGRISKQWMEIGFQGSDPKTDFRGMGLLGLHSLLYFAEHDQAAALQVLHDSLQPKHRYSFAIVGINITDLAYTLLVNGALKTHLYNVAPEIPNMVHFQQTFSYLMQEFHRFWTEEDPCDIMEFNRVRNKFYKRILTQLKDPDMVLCPHFTASDLHLITL, via the exons ATGAAGCATTTTATGCG GCTCCTGACCCAGTTGTTTCTATTCCTGTCCTGCAAATATTTGCGGCAGGGGCGGAAATTTCTGGTCCGCAAGCTCACTGGACGCTGCGAACTGCAACGCATTTGTTACAACAACAAATCTGGAGCCCACAGGACTCTAAAGATTG AATCTTCACTGAAGTTTTCCAAAAGTGAG CTCCTGCAGTCTGCAGTCATTGTTCATCCAGATTCAGTAGAGAAGACCATTGATGATATCATGACTCTAAAAAAGATTGATCCTGACATAAATCCTCA gCTTGGCATATCTCTCCAGGCCAGCCTGCTCCAAATTGTGGGTTACCACAAGCTTATGGCAGAGGTGGAGAAACTGCGCAGAGAACCCTATGACTGTAACAACCCTGAACATGAAGAGATGCTTGTGAAG TTGTGGAAGGCTCTTCGCCCCGAGTCCCCCCTCACTGGACGGATCTCTAAGCAGTGGATGGAGATTGGATTTCAGGGCAGTGACCCAAAGACTGACTTCAGAGGCATGGGACTGCTGGGTTTACACAGCCTGCT GTACTTTGCTGAACATGACCAGGCTGCTGCCCTCCAGGTCCTCCATGACTCCCTGCAACCAAAACACAG ATACTCATTTGCCATTGTTGGCATCAACATTACGGACCTGGCCTACACCCTGCTGGTGAATGGTGCCCTGAAGACTCATCTGTATAATGTGGCTCCAGAGATTCCTAACATGGTCCACTTCCAGCAGACCTTTT cTTATCTGATGCAGGAGTTCCACCGGTTCTGGACAGAGGAGGACCCCTGTGACATCATGGAGTTCAACCGGGTCCGCAATAAGTTCTACAAACGCATCCTGACACAGCTGAAGGACCCTGACATGGTGTTGTGTCCCCACTTCACAGCCTCAGACCTCCACTTGATCACTCTGTAA
- the elmod1 gene encoding ELMO domain-containing protein 1 isoform X1, with the protein MKHFMRLLTQLFLFLSCKYLRQGRKFLVRKLTGRCELQRICYNNKSGAHRTLKIESSLKFSKSELLQSAVIVHPDSVEKTIDDIMTLKKIDPDINPQLGISLQASLLQIVGYHKLMAEVEKLRREPYDCNNPEHEEMLVKLWKALRPESPLTGRISKQWMEIGFQGSDPKTDFRGMGLLGLHSLLYFAEHDQAAALQVLHDSLQPKHRKIAKEEASKMSKAEWDKKSFEKAIGYSFAIVGINITDLAYTLLVNGALKTHLYNVAPEIPNMVHFQQTFSYLMQEFHRFWTEEDPCDIMEFNRVRNKFYKRILTQLKDPDMVLCPHFTASDLHLITL; encoded by the exons ATGAAGCATTTTATGCG GCTCCTGACCCAGTTGTTTCTATTCCTGTCCTGCAAATATTTGCGGCAGGGGCGGAAATTTCTGGTCCGCAAGCTCACTGGACGCTGCGAACTGCAACGCATTTGTTACAACAACAAATCTGGAGCCCACAGGACTCTAAAGATTG AATCTTCACTGAAGTTTTCCAAAAGTGAG CTCCTGCAGTCTGCAGTCATTGTTCATCCAGATTCAGTAGAGAAGACCATTGATGATATCATGACTCTAAAAAAGATTGATCCTGACATAAATCCTCA gCTTGGCATATCTCTCCAGGCCAGCCTGCTCCAAATTGTGGGTTACCACAAGCTTATGGCAGAGGTGGAGAAACTGCGCAGAGAACCCTATGACTGTAACAACCCTGAACATGAAGAGATGCTTGTGAAG TTGTGGAAGGCTCTTCGCCCCGAGTCCCCCCTCACTGGACGGATCTCTAAGCAGTGGATGGAGATTGGATTTCAGGGCAGTGACCCAAAGACTGACTTCAGAGGCATGGGACTGCTGGGTTTACACAGCCTGCT GTACTTTGCTGAACATGACCAGGCTGCTGCCCTCCAGGTCCTCCATGACTCCCTGCAACCAAAACACAG GAAAATTGCTAAAGAAGAAGCCAG CAAAATGAGCAAAGCTGAATGGGATAAGAAGTCTTTTGAGAAAGCAATTGG ATACTCATTTGCCATTGTTGGCATCAACATTACGGACCTGGCCTACACCCTGCTGGTGAATGGTGCCCTGAAGACTCATCTGTATAATGTGGCTCCAGAGATTCCTAACATGGTCCACTTCCAGCAGACCTTTT cTTATCTGATGCAGGAGTTCCACCGGTTCTGGACAGAGGAGGACCCCTGTGACATCATGGAGTTCAACCGGGTCCGCAATAAGTTCTACAAACGCATCCTGACACAGCTGAAGGACCCTGACATGGTGTTGTGTCCCCACTTCACAGCCTCAGACCTCCACTTGATCACTCTGTAA